TGAATCCTCGTAAACATTGGCACTGTGTTCAATCTGCTCGGCAACCTTCGGATCGGACACTGACTGGGCCACGCGACGCATCCAGCGTTCAGGCGGCTCATGGTCACGGCGAAGTCGCCCTCGTTCCATCAGGGTTGCAACCATCGTGGTGGCGAATTCCAGGTCAAGATGGTGAGCAGCAATCGGTGCCTGACCGTTGACCAGTTTCGGATTGACCATAGCGAGCTTGCGCCTGCGCATCCACGGCCCCTGGTAGATGCTCACTGACTGGAAACGCTCATAGGGCATGATCGTCAAGGTGTGAGTGACGCGCCCATCGCGCACCGCCATCACCCGTTCGGTCAAAGCCGCGCCGCGCCTGCGCCAGACAATCGGATCCATGACTTTTGAGCGCTCCGGGTTGGGCACAAAGTAGCGGCTGGAACTGCGGTTATCCCCATGCAGGCCGTCGTGGATCAGGGCGAGGGGGTCATCCACACCCAGGTCCTGGATCACCATCCACACAGCCAGTTCAGCTTCTTCGCGCGTGCCGACCGGGAGCAGCACGTAGGAGGCGTAAGCCATTTCCGATCCGTTGGAAGAATTGCCTGCGTAGCCGGCCATCGAGACGGTGACGCGGTACCAGTCTTTGGTGCGCCACAGGAAGGGTTGCGTGATGCGCACGGAGTGGACGCGTCGCGGCGGAATGGTTTGGGAACGCGTCGAAGTCAGGCCCTTGCGAATACGGATGCCCGAAGCTGAGATACCTGCGCGGAAGTCGAACGCGCCGGCAAAACGGCTCCACGCAAAACTGCCGATGGGCAGAATACCGACGATGATCGGGATGAAACCTGACACGCCTGCCAGCCCCTCCGTCAGTATCAAGGCGATCATGCCGATCATGGCAGCCAGGAACACCAGGAAGGAGATGATCAGGCCAACCGACATGAACAATGAGGCAATGAGACGTCCAGATGGCACACGGAAGACTTCATTTTCCTGTGCCTCCGGAGCAGGAGCACCAGTGCCGATACTGTCACTTACGGCGACCTGTTCACCGAAGTCAACGTCGGGAGCTTCCGCGGCAGCTTCACGTGCCTGACGCGCCAGCGCAGCGGATGCTGATCCGGATGTGACACCCGCAGCCAGTGCGAGGATTTCGGCGCGCAGATTGTGGAGTGTTTCAGTTTTCAGGTAACCGAACTCCAGGTTCGAATGTGACCCGCCTGCCACTTCGATGGTGACTTTGCCCAGACCGAAAATCCTGCCAAGCAGAGGCTGGACGATGTCAACCGCCTGGATTTTTTCCAGTCGGGCATGGCGTTGTGCTCGGAAGATGATGCCCGACCGGTACCAGACGGCTTCATCGGTGAGAGCGTAGGCCGTGCGCTTCCACGCAAAATAGGAGTACACGCCCACCAGCACCGAAAAGAGTGCGATAGCCGCTAGGATGTAGCCCGCGATATGGAGGGCCGGCATGTGGGAGATGACGTCCGAGTCAAGCAGCTCAGAGATCACACCGGTGCCTTGGTAGGCCAGGAATGCCACCAGAGCAGCAAAGAACTGCCACGTGTTGAGGACCGGTGAAATGCGGTGGACTTTACGCCACCCTTCCTCCGGCAGCGCATTGTCGAGGGCGCTCGCCGTGCGCTTCTTTCGCTCGGACTGTGACGGCGTGTGCGAAGCGGGCAGAGTCGCCCCCGTATGCGGAGTCGATGCAACGGACGAAGGTGACTGCGAAGGCGAGCATGACTGTGCGGGCGTCGTTCGCATTGTCGGCTCTACTGGTTCTGTGGGCGCAGGTGCGCCCGATGGGTCTGCGGTCTCGTTGCTCATATCGCTCACAGTCCCGTCAGTTCTTCAGAGCCACGCTTAGCCAGCATGTCGCGCAGCTGGGCTGCCTGGTCGGTCGGCAGGCCATCAATCGAGCCGGCCGTTTCGTTGGACGCTGTATTGATCTTGATGGACGCAATGCCGTAGTGACGGGCTATCGGCCCCTCGGACACATCGACATACTGGATTCGACCGTAGGGGATAATGCTGAGATTGCGGAACATGATGCCGGAGCGGATCATGAATTCGTCGTTGCTGAATGCGAATCCCAGCGCGCGTACCTGCCGCTGGATCAGCCAGATCTGCCAGATGCTGTACGCAATGATGACTCCGGTGCCGATCCACCACCAGGGAAACGACACGATAGCCAGCACTGCGAAGATCAGGGCAGGCGGAATGACAAAGATCAGAACTCCAATTGTGCGCACTCGAGCCAGCGCCGGCGACACCGGCGTAAATGTGATGCCTTCCGGACTCATTGGATCTGTCATCACGGTCTCCCTCATCATTCGTTCAATTTCATCGTCAATAGTGGCACATCGTTGGGGCGAGGAACATGCTGAACTCTCACGCGTCGTTCAGCCAACTTTCAGGATGAACCGCCACACTAAGTGTATGGCTGTTCATATCCCGACTTCATCCGACTCCGCCGAAGCGCGTCTGCTCGTCGTCGATGACGAGCCGAATATCCGCGACCTTCTCGCATCATCATTGCGTTTTGCTGGATTCGAAGTGATCGCTGCTGCGGATGGTGCCAGC
The sequence above is a segment of the Schaalia radingae genome. Coding sequences within it:
- a CDS encoding PH domain-containing protein, producing MSNETADPSGAPAPTEPVEPTMRTTPAQSCSPSQSPSSVASTPHTGATLPASHTPSQSERKKRTASALDNALPEEGWRKVHRISPVLNTWQFFAALVAFLAYQGTGVISELLDSDVISHMPALHIAGYILAAIALFSVLVGVYSYFAWKRTAYALTDEAVWYRSGIIFRAQRHARLEKIQAVDIVQPLLGRIFGLGKVTIEVAGGSHSNLEFGYLKTETLHNLRAEILALAAGVTSGSASAALARQAREAAAEAPDVDFGEQVAVSDSIGTGAPAPEAQENEVFRVPSGRLIASLFMSVGLIISFLVFLAAMIGMIALILTEGLAGVSGFIPIIVGILPIGSFAWSRFAGAFDFRAGISASGIRIRKGLTSTRSQTIPPRRVHSVRITQPFLWRTKDWYRVTVSMAGYAGNSSNGSEMAYASYVLLPVGTREEAELAVWMVIQDLGVDDPLALIHDGLHGDNRSSSRYFVPNPERSKVMDPIVWRRRGAALTERVMAVRDGRVTHTLTIMPYERFQSVSIYQGPWMRRRKLAMVNPKLVNGQAPIAAHHLDLEFATTMVATLMERGRLRRDHEPPERWMRRVAQSVSDPKVAEQIEHSANVYEDSPEDVSPAVGADTDAPPAAGSDER
- a CDS encoding PH domain-containing protein; amino-acid sequence: MTDPMSPEGITFTPVSPALARVRTIGVLIFVIPPALIFAVLAIVSFPWWWIGTGVIIAYSIWQIWLIQRQVRALGFAFSNDEFMIRSGIMFRNLSIIPYGRIQYVDVSEGPIARHYGIASIKINTASNETAGSIDGLPTDQAAQLRDMLAKRGSEELTGL